In Panthera tigris isolate Pti1 chromosome C1, P.tigris_Pti1_mat1.1, whole genome shotgun sequence, the following proteins share a genomic window:
- the LOC102969189 gene encoding gamma-crystallin D — protein MGKITFYEDRGFQGHHYECSSDHSNLQPYFSRCNSVRVDSGCWMLYEQPNYLGCQYFLPRGDYPDYQQWMGLNDAVRSCRLIPHAGSHRIRLYEREDYRGQMVEITEDCPSLQDRLHFNEIYSLHVLEGSWVLYEMPNYRGRQYLLRPGDYRHYHDWGATSARVGSLRRVMDYY, from the exons ATGGGGAAG ATCACCTTCTACGAGGACCGGGGCTTCCAGGGCCACCACTACGAGTGCAGCAGTGACCACTCCAACCTGCAGCCCTATTTCAGCCGCTGCAACTCGGTGCGCGTGGACAGCGGCTGCTGGATGCTCTATGAGCAGCCCAACTACTTGGGCTGCCAGTACTTCCTGCCGCGCGGGGACTACCCGGACTACCAGCAGTGGATGGGCCTCAACGACGCGGTCCGCTCCTGCCGCCTCATCCCCCAC GCTGGCTCCCACAGGATCAGGCTCTACGAGAGGGAAGATTACAGAGGCCAGATGGTAGAGATCACTGAGGACTGCCCGTCTCTTCAAGACCGCTTGCACTTCAATGAGATCTACTCCCTCCACGTGTTGGAGGGCTCCTGGGTCCTCTACGAGATGCCCAACTACCGGGGACGGCAATACCTGCTGAGGCCAGGGGACTACAGGCACTACCATGACTGGGGGGCCACGAGTGCCCGAGTGGGCTCTTTGAGGAGGGTCATGGATtactattga
- the LOC102968694 gene encoding gamma-crystallin C isoform X1: MGKITFYEDRGFQGRCYECSSDCPNLQPYFSRCNSIRVDSGCWMLYEQPNYQGRQYFLRRGDYPDYQQWMGVSDVVRSCCLIPQQTSSHRLRLYEREDHKGLMMELSEDCSCIQDRFHLSEVRSLHVLEGCWVLYELPNYQGRQYLLRPQEYRRYHDWGAVDAKAGALRRVVDLY, from the exons ATGGGGAAG ATCACCTTCTACGAGGACCGGGGCTTCCAGGGCCGCTGCTACGAGTGCAGCAGCGACTGCCCCAACCTGCAGCCCTATTTCAGCCGCTGCAACTCCATCCGCGTGGACAGCGGCTGCTGGATGCTCTACGAGCAGCCCAACTACCAGGGCCGCCAGTACTTCCTGCGGCGCGGGGACTACCCGGACTACCAGCAGTGGATGGGCGTCAGCGACGTGGTCCGCTCCTGCTGTCTCATCCCCCAG CAGACGAGCTCTCACAGGCTGCGACTGTATGAGAGAGAGGACCACAAAGGCCTCATGATGGAGCTGAGCGAGGATTGCTCCTGCATCCAGGACCGCTTCCACCTGAGTGAGGTCCGCTCCCTCCACGTGCTGGAGGGCTGCTGGGTCCTCTATGAGTTGCCCAACTACCAGGGGCGGCAATACCTGCTGAGGCCCCAAGAATACAGGCGGTACCACGACTGGGGGGCCGTGGATGCTAAGGCAGGCGCATTGAGGAGGGTGGTGGATTTATACTAA
- the LOC102968694 gene encoding gamma-crystallin C isoform X2, which yields MGKITFYEDRGFQGRCYECSSDCPNLQPYFSRCNSIRVDSGCWMLYEQPNYQGRQYFLRRGDYPDYQQWMGVSDVVRSCCLIPQTSSHRLRLYEREDHKGLMMELSEDCSCIQDRFHLSEVRSLHVLEGCWVLYELPNYQGRQYLLRPQEYRRYHDWGAVDAKAGALRRVVDLY from the exons ATGGGGAAG ATCACCTTCTACGAGGACCGGGGCTTCCAGGGCCGCTGCTACGAGTGCAGCAGCGACTGCCCCAACCTGCAGCCCTATTTCAGCCGCTGCAACTCCATCCGCGTGGACAGCGGCTGCTGGATGCTCTACGAGCAGCCCAACTACCAGGGCCGCCAGTACTTCCTGCGGCGCGGGGACTACCCGGACTACCAGCAGTGGATGGGCGTCAGCGACGTGGTCCGCTCCTGCTGTCTCATCCCCCAG ACGAGCTCTCACAGGCTGCGACTGTATGAGAGAGAGGACCACAAAGGCCTCATGATGGAGCTGAGCGAGGATTGCTCCTGCATCCAGGACCGCTTCCACCTGAGTGAGGTCCGCTCCCTCCACGTGCTGGAGGGCTGCTGGGTCCTCTATGAGTTGCCCAACTACCAGGGGCGGCAATACCTGCTGAGGCCCCAAGAATACAGGCGGTACCACGACTGGGGGGCCGTGGATGCTAAGGCAGGCGCATTGAGGAGGGTGGTGGATTTATACTAA
- the LOC102968403 gene encoding gamma-crystallin B isoform X1: MGKITFYEDRGFQGRCYECSSDCPNLQPYFSRCNSIRVDSGCWMLYERPNYQGHQYFLRRGDYPDYQQWMGLNDVVRSCRLIPQHTGTFRMRIYEREDFRGQMSEVTDDCLSLQDRFHLNEIHSVNVLDGCWVLYEMPSYRGRQYLLRPGEYRRYLDWGAMNAKVGSFRRVMDFY; this comes from the exons ATGGGAAAG ATCACCTTCTACGAGGACCGGGGCTTCCAGGGCCGCTGCTACGAGTGCAGCAGCGACTGCCCCAACCTGCAGCCCTATTTCAGCCGCTGCAACTCCATCCGCGTGGACAGCGGCTGCTGGATGCTCTACGAGCGCCCCAACTACCAGGGCCACCAGTACTTCCTGCGGCGCGGGGACTACCCGGACTACCAGCAGTGGATGGGCCTCAACGACGTGGTCCGCTCCTGCCGCCTCATCCCCCAG CACACCGGCACTTTCAGAATGAGGATCTACGAGCGAGAGGACTTCAGGGGACAAATGTCAGAGGTCACAGATGATTGTCTCTCTCTTCAGGACCGCTTCCATCTCAATGAAATCCACTCTGTCAATGTGCTGGATGGCTGCTGGGTCCTTTATGAGATGCCCAGCTACAGGGGAAGGCAGTACCTGCTGAGGCCCGGGGAGTATAGGAGATACCTTGACTGGGGGGCCATGAATGCCAAAGTTGGTTCTTTCAGACGAGTAATGGATTTTTACTAA
- the LOC122241430 gene encoding gamma-crystallin A — protein MGKITFYEDRGFQGRCYECSSDCPNLQPYFSRCNSIRVDSGCWMLYERPNYQGHQYFLRRGDYPDYQQWMGLSDSVRSCRAIPYTSSHRIRLYERDDYGGLVSELTEDCSCIHDRFRLNELHSLHVLEGCWVLYEMPNYRGRQYLLRPGDYRRYHDWGAMDARVGSLRRVIDLY, from the exons ATGGGGAAG ATCACCTTCTACGAGGACCGGGGCTTCCAGGGCCGCTGCTATGAGTGCAGCAGTGACTGCCCCAACCTGCAGCCCTATTTCAGCCGCTGCAACTCCATCCGCGTGGACAGCGGCTGCTGGATGCTCTACGAGCGCCCCAACTACCAGGGCCACCAGTACTTCCTGCGGCGCGGGGACTACCCGGACTACCAGCAGTGGATGGGCCTCAGCGACTCGGTCCGCTCCTGCCGGGCCATCCCTTAC ACCAGCTCTCACAGGATAAGGCTGTACGAGAGAGATGACTACGGAGGCCTTGTGTCCGAGCTCACTGAGGACTGCTCCTGTATCCACGATCGCTTCCGGCTCAATGAGCTCCACTCCCTCCACGTGCTGGAGGGCTGCTGGGTCCTCTACGAGATGCCCAACTACCGGGGGCGGCAGTACCTGCTGAGGCCGGGGGACTACAGGCGCTACCATGACTGGGGGGCCATGGATGCCAGAGTGGGCTCTCTGAGACGGGTCATCGATTTGTACTAG
- the LOC102968403 gene encoding gamma-crystallin B isoform X2, producing MGKITFYEDRGFQGRCYECSSDCPNLQPYFSRCNSIRVDSGCWMLYERPNYQGHQYFLRRGDYPDYQQWMGLNDVVRSCRLIPQVSHTGTFRMRIYEREDFRGQMSEVTDDCLSLQDRFHLNEIHSVNVLDGCWVLYEMPSYRGRQYLLRPGEYRRYLDWGAMNAKVGSFRRVMDFY from the exons ATGGGAAAG ATCACCTTCTACGAGGACCGGGGCTTCCAGGGCCGCTGCTACGAGTGCAGCAGCGACTGCCCCAACCTGCAGCCCTATTTCAGCCGCTGCAACTCCATCCGCGTGGACAGCGGCTGCTGGATGCTCTACGAGCGCCCCAACTACCAGGGCCACCAGTACTTCCTGCGGCGCGGGGACTACCCGGACTACCAGCAGTGGATGGGCCTCAACGACGTGGTCCGCTCCTGCCGCCTCATCCCCCAGGTGAGT CACACCGGCACTTTCAGAATGAGGATCTACGAGCGAGAGGACTTCAGGGGACAAATGTCAGAGGTCACAGATGATTGTCTCTCTCTTCAGGACCGCTTCCATCTCAATGAAATCCACTCTGTCAATGTGCTGGATGGCTGCTGGGTCCTTTATGAGATGCCCAGCTACAGGGGAAGGCAGTACCTGCTGAGGCCCGGGGAGTATAGGAGATACCTTGACTGGGGGGCCATGAATGCCAAAGTTGGTTCTTTCAGACGAGTAATGGATTTTTACTAA